Proteins encoded together in one Terriglobia bacterium window:
- a CDS encoding lipase maturation factor family protein, producing the protein MALDIKTPFRRMFGPEQPGRPGHLWPRWLFLRTLGLIFFSAFYSLAFQIDGLIGPNGILPAGDYLTILKNHAGVLRYWFAPTLLWLGSGSFALHLLVWAGLLASVALFFNLWPRGTVAVALLAYLSFIAAARNFADYQSDGMLLAAGFISLFLAPAGFRPGLGHSCPPSPASLFLLQWEWFRIYFESGVAKLASHDPQWQHLTAMDHYYQNSPLPTWIGWYAQQIPHPFQVALSLFTLIAEFGICWMFIFSRRSRLICFLILTPFQIGIILTSNYAFLNYLVLSLGFLLLDDRNFEDWFSRLKASRLGRIGRPRFLTWKTPPADAQPPAASTAGMVISGVFLTWIFYATTVLLLLMFLPSLPLPLEPAEVLQPFRIANQYGLFAVMTRARYEIEFQGSRDGKNWIAYPFRYKPQDPKEAPGIYAPYQPRFDWNLWFASLGDFEHNPWIMQTEELLLTNDPSVLSLFRSNPFPGQPPLEVRAVAWQYWFTDLSTKRATGLWWRRTLLGLYAPVVGRSPGGGVFVIEWPGPLPPQK; encoded by the coding sequence ATGGCTCTGGATATCAAAACGCCGTTTCGCAGGATGTTTGGTCCCGAACAACCCGGCCGACCGGGGCATCTGTGGCCGCGCTGGCTGTTCCTTCGCACGCTCGGCCTGATCTTTTTTTCGGCCTTCTATTCTCTGGCTTTCCAGATCGACGGCCTGATAGGACCGAATGGCATCCTGCCCGCCGGGGACTATCTCACGATTCTCAAGAATCACGCGGGAGTCCTGCGGTATTGGTTTGCGCCCACGCTCCTCTGGCTGGGAAGTGGCTCATTCGCGCTGCACCTCCTGGTGTGGGCCGGGCTTTTGGCCTCCGTCGCTCTGTTTTTCAACCTATGGCCCCGCGGGACCGTCGCGGTTGCCTTGCTGGCGTATCTGTCCTTCATAGCCGCCGCTCGCAATTTTGCGGATTATCAGTCAGACGGCATGCTGCTGGCCGCCGGCTTCATATCTCTCTTCTTGGCGCCGGCGGGGTTTCGTCCCGGTTTGGGGCATTCCTGCCCGCCATCGCCCGCCAGTCTGTTTCTACTACAGTGGGAATGGTTTCGAATTTACTTCGAGTCAGGTGTGGCGAAGCTGGCCAGCCACGACCCCCAGTGGCAACACCTGACGGCCATGGACCATTACTACCAGAATAGTCCATTGCCCACGTGGATCGGCTGGTACGCCCAGCAAATCCCGCATCCTTTTCAGGTTGCTCTTTCGCTTTTTACGCTGATAGCCGAATTCGGCATCTGTTGGATGTTCATCTTTTCCCGGCGCAGCCGTCTGATCTGCTTTCTAATCCTGACGCCTTTTCAGATTGGAATTATCCTGACGTCAAACTATGCGTTTTTGAATTACCTTGTCCTCTCTCTCGGATTTCTGCTGCTTGATGACAGGAATTTCGAAGATTGGTTCAGCCGGCTGAAGGCTTCCAGGCTGGGCAGGATTGGCAGGCCCCGGTTTCTCACCTGGAAAACTCCGCCGGCAGATGCGCAGCCGCCGGCCGCATCCACAGCCGGGATGGTGATCTCAGGCGTTTTTCTCACCTGGATTTTTTACGCCACGACGGTGCTGCTGCTCCTGATGTTCCTTCCGTCGCTCCCGCTACCCCTGGAGCCCGCTGAGGTCCTTCAGCCTTTCCGCATCGCCAATCAGTACGGCCTGTTTGCCGTTATGACCAGGGCGCGGTATGAAATCGAGTTCCAGGGCTCGCGTGACGGCAAGAACTGGATTGCTTATCCCTTTCGCTACAAACCTCAGGACCCGAAAGAAGCGCCCGGAATTTACGCCCCTTACCAGCCACGCTTCGACTGGAACCTGTGGTTCGCCTCACTTGGCGACTTTGAGCATAATCCCTGGATCATGCAGACGGAGGAGTTGCTGCTTACCAACGATCCAAGCGTACTTTCCCTTTTCCGCTCCAATCCCTTTCCCGGCCAGCCGCCTCTGGAGGTTCGGGCCGTTGCCTGGCAATACTGGTTTACCGACCTCAGCACGAAACGCGCAACAGGGCTCTGGTGGCGCCGCACCTTACTGGGCCTTTACGCGCCAGTCGTGGGACGTTCACCGGGTGGGGGAGTTTTCGTAATCGAGTGGCCGGGACCGCTGCCGCCACAAAAATGA
- a CDS encoding VOC family protein, which translates to MKLLVAFSGIIAVVLLSVTPGVLKGRSKLDAAPDRPQILGIAHVALRVKDAAEARNFFGQILGFDQLPGNETAAGKMAYTYFKVSDDQYVLVSSTLSSPTEDRLIHIAYRTTDARGLRGYLASRGVAVPGELRKDPEGDLSFSLKDPAGHVVEYIQYLPGSIESRNFGKFLSSRRTSRQIIHAGETVDNRTAADHFYRGILGYRVMWTGGMTDARTDWVDMVVPNGSDWLEFMLNVQNPSPRLLGVMNHLSLGVKDIQQAFETIKARGYKAEEPEIGRDGKWQLNLYDPDLTRIEFMEFKPVRKPCCSKMLSFN; encoded by the coding sequence ATGAAACTTCTGGTTGCTTTTTCCGGAATCATTGCTGTGGTCCTACTCTCTGTGACGCCGGGGGTTTTGAAGGGAAGATCAAAATTGGACGCGGCGCCGGACCGTCCTCAAATCCTTGGCATCGCCCATGTCGCACTCAGAGTGAAGGACGCCGCCGAGGCCCGCAATTTCTTCGGACAGATTTTGGGTTTTGACCAATTGCCCGGCAACGAAACGGCCGCAGGCAAGATGGCCTACACCTATTTCAAGGTGAGCGACGACCAGTACGTCCTGGTCTCTTCCACCCTTTCATCTCCAACCGAGGACCGCCTGATTCACATCGCCTATCGCACGACGGATGCCAGAGGTTTGCGCGGTTATCTGGCCAGCCGAGGCGTGGCGGTTCCGGGAGAGCTACGGAAAGACCCGGAGGGTGACTTGAGCTTCTCCTTGAAAGATCCCGCCGGTCATGTGGTTGAGTATATTCAATACCTCCCGGGATCGATTGAGAGCCGCAACTTCGGAAAGTTCCTTTCTTCCAGGCGCACCTCCCGCCAGATAATTCACGCGGGCGAGACGGTGGACAATCGAACCGCTGCCGACCATTTTTACCGTGGCATCCTGGGTTATCGCGTGATGTGGACAGGGGGCATGACGGACGCCCGCACGGACTGGGTGGACATGGTTGTGCCTAACGGCAGCGATTGGCTGGAGTTCATGCTGAATGTCCAAAATCCGTCACCTCGGCTGCTGGGCGTTATGAATCATCTCTCTTTGGGCGTCAAGGACATACAGCAGGCTTTTGAAACCATTAAAGCTCGCGGTTATAAGGCCGAAGAACCGGAAATCGGCCGCGATGGAAAATGGCAGCTCAACCTCTACGACCCAGATCTCACGCGCATAGAGTTCATGGAATTCAAACCTGTGCGGAAACCCTGCTGCTCGAAGATGCTGAGCTTCAACTAA